Proteins from one Entomospira culicis genomic window:
- a CDS encoding ACP S-malonyltransferase encodes MEFTTKIALLFAGQGAQHPGMAKELYTQHASVRALFELASDVCGKDMKKLLFEGSEAELKETINTQPAVTLASLAGMVGLRMAGVRSEDIAWVAGFSLGEYAALAVADVLTAEETFRLVYERGRIMHHAGNEFKKQVGEPGMAAVLGLSAGAVKAVLNDQTEVFVANYNAPDQVVISGLLAQIDRLEPLLKEAGAKRVIKLTVSGPFHTPLLSKASLEFKSVITGLRFASPKVPLYSNVTGGILSTGKEIQHHLSEQISHPVLWQGIISDAQTRFRERVAVEVGPGNVLSALMRGNGANYEMFRCMQMPEVEMLLARMQE; translated from the coding sequence ATGGAATTTACAACCAAAATAGCCTTACTCTTTGCTGGTCAAGGCGCGCAACACCCCGGTATGGCGAAAGAGCTTTATACCCAACACGCGAGTGTGCGGGCGCTCTTTGAATTGGCTAGCGATGTCTGTGGCAAGGATATGAAGAAGCTCCTCTTTGAGGGGAGTGAAGCCGAGCTTAAAGAGACAATCAATACGCAACCTGCCGTTACGTTAGCAAGTCTGGCGGGGATGGTGGGCTTGCGCATGGCGGGGGTTCGTAGCGAGGATATCGCGTGGGTTGCTGGCTTTAGTTTGGGAGAGTATGCCGCTTTGGCGGTAGCCGATGTCTTGACGGCGGAGGAGACTTTTCGTCTTGTGTATGAGCGTGGGCGTATTATGCATCACGCGGGCAATGAATTTAAAAAACAGGTGGGTGAGCCAGGTATGGCAGCGGTCTTGGGTTTGAGCGCCGGTGCGGTGAAGGCAGTGCTTAACGATCAAACCGAGGTCTTTGTTGCCAACTACAACGCTCCTGATCAAGTGGTGATTTCGGGTCTGCTTGCGCAAATCGATCGCTTAGAACCTCTCCTTAAAGAGGCGGGTGCCAAGCGTGTCATCAAGTTGACCGTCTCGGGACCTTTTCATACTCCGCTTTTGTCTAAGGCTTCATTGGAGTTTAAATCGGTGATTACAGGCTTGCGTTTTGCTAGCCCCAAAGTTCCCTTATACAGCAATGTTACGGGCGGAATTTTGTCGACAGGCAAAGAGATCCAGCATCACTTAAGTGAGCAGATTAGCCATCCTGTCTTATGGCAAGGGATCATTTCTGATGCGCAAACGCGTTTTCGTGAGCGAGTGGCAGTAGAGGTTGGGCCAGGCAATGTCTTGAGCGCGTTGATGCGTGGTAATGGTGCAAATTACGAGATGTTCCGTTGTATGCAGATGCCCGAAGTAGAGATGCTGTTGGCGCGCATGCAAGAGTAA
- the fabF gene encoding beta-ketoacyl-ACP synthase II, whose product MRRRVVVTGMGMVSALGNTVEESWQAMKAGKSGIGRITKFDTTDFPVHIAGEVKNLDTSLYMDDKDARKMAPFSHFAVAAAVQAYQQSGLEQSAYDKDRAGILVGNGIGGFDEFGNAALKLFEKGPNGISPLAIPKLISNECAGNVAMRLGWKGPTAVVCTACASGTDAITMAADMIRAGRADIMVAGGTEAAITEVSIGGFAKLTALTTEFADQPQKASRPFDKDRAGFVMGEGAGIIILEDYEHAKARGAKIICEFAGGAMTGDAYHLTSPTPEGTGAAKAFTLALADAGLEPTDIGYINAHGTSTPVNDPSETKAIKLAFGEHAYKLKVSSTKSMHAHALGGAGGIEAIVAIKALTENFVPPTINLDQAGEGCDLDYVPHVGQAVELKAVMSDSLGFGGHNGVVCFKKYEA is encoded by the coding sequence ATGAGGCGAAGAGTTGTAGTAACAGGAATGGGGATGGTGAGTGCCCTTGGTAACACGGTGGAGGAGTCTTGGCAGGCGATGAAGGCTGGCAAGTCGGGCATCGGCAGAATTACCAAATTCGATACCACCGACTTTCCTGTACATATTGCTGGAGAGGTCAAGAATTTAGACACTTCGCTCTATATGGATGATAAGGATGCCCGTAAGATGGCACCTTTTAGTCATTTTGCTGTGGCCGCTGCGGTGCAGGCCTATCAACAATCGGGTTTAGAGCAGAGCGCTTACGATAAAGATCGCGCAGGTATTCTTGTGGGCAATGGCATTGGTGGCTTTGATGAGTTTGGTAATGCTGCGCTCAAGCTTTTTGAGAAAGGCCCTAATGGCATTTCTCCATTGGCTATCCCTAAGTTGATCAGTAATGAGTGCGCAGGTAACGTGGCGATGCGTCTGGGTTGGAAAGGCCCTACTGCGGTAGTCTGTACGGCTTGTGCTTCGGGAACGGATGCTATTACGATGGCTGCCGATATGATTCGTGCGGGTCGCGCTGATATTATGGTTGCCGGTGGCACCGAGGCGGCGATCACCGAGGTGAGTATCGGAGGCTTTGCTAAGCTTACTGCGCTCACCACTGAATTTGCCGATCAACCGCAGAAGGCGAGCCGTCCGTTTGATAAAGATCGCGCAGGCTTTGTGATGGGTGAGGGCGCAGGGATCATTATTCTCGAGGATTATGAGCATGCCAAAGCACGTGGCGCAAAGATTATTTGTGAGTTTGCCGGCGGTGCCATGACCGGTGATGCTTATCACCTAACGAGTCCTACCCCAGAAGGAACGGGCGCAGCCAAGGCCTTTACCTTGGCGCTTGCAGATGCTGGTTTAGAACCAACTGATATTGGGTATATCAATGCACACGGGACAAGCACGCCGGTGAATGACCCTAGTGAGACCAAAGCTATCAAGTTGGCCTTTGGTGAGCATGCCTACAAATTAAAAGTCAGTAGCACCAAGAGTATGCACGCGCATGCATTGGGGGGGGCTGGTGGTATCGAGGCGATTGTTGCGATTAAGGCACTCACTGAAAATTTTGTTCCGCCCACTATTAATTTAGACCAAGCTGGCGAAGGGTGCGATCTCGATTACGTTCCTCATGTTGGTCAGGCGGTAGAGCTCAAGGCAGTGATGAGTGATTCCTTGGGATTTGGCGGACACAATGGTGTGGTCTGTTTTAAAAAGTACGAAGCATAG
- the fabZ gene encoding 3-hydroxyacyl-ACP dehydratase FabZ, with protein sequence MYNVEDLIPHRKPFLMIDELLKADKDGCEGKRTFLAEEFYFAGHFPEYPVVPGVLLVEALAQCGGAGARAAGLVGNDQLFFLAQVEQAKFRKQVRPGDTVRYEVTNVRAGGPLLKQSGKVFVGDEIAVEASWTCIAGPKLA encoded by the coding sequence ATGTATAATGTAGAAGATTTAATTCCTCATCGAAAGCCATTTTTGATGATTGACGAGCTATTGAAAGCAGATAAAGATGGATGCGAAGGTAAGCGCACCTTTTTGGCAGAAGAGTTTTACTTTGCTGGGCACTTTCCAGAGTATCCAGTTGTGCCGGGAGTCTTATTGGTCGAGGCCTTGGCACAGTGCGGTGGAGCGGGCGCACGCGCTGCAGGCTTGGTGGGCAACGATCAGCTTTTCTTTTTGGCGCAAGTGGAGCAGGCTAAATTTCGCAAGCAGGTGCGTCCGGGAGATACGGTGCGCTATGAGGTAACTAACGTGCGTGCCGGTGGTCCTTTACTCAAGCAGAGTGGCAAGGTCTTTGTCGGCGATGAGATCGCGGTAGAGGCGAGTTGGACGTGCATTGCTGGGCCAAAGTTGGCATAA
- a CDS encoding malate dehydrogenase, whose amino-acid sequence MKIGIIGLGMVGKEVLLYLFQFSASQEIVVYDINKARTQAEIWDFEDSVPLGHFNHYSHMRVAEDYSDIKDCDYVFVNASIPAKNLTDRRALLAENEKLMREIGQAVAKYSPNAIVIITSNPVDAMTYYFIKYSGMPHHRVLGSGDILDTVRLRRYISMHFDVSATNVTSFVLGEHGNSSFVPWSIAQVAGLHVDEFSKVKGVPLINKEEAMQFVRQRGLDIYNTRGYTDHGIGASVYTIFSAVAQNESRIMPVSALLHGEYGIDNLVIGALSVVGKNGIEKVLEYPLTDEELKLYHTSANFIREAMK is encoded by the coding sequence ATGAAGATAGGAATTATTGGCTTAGGGATGGTGGGCAAGGAGGTCTTGCTCTACTTGTTTCAATTTTCCGCATCGCAAGAGATTGTGGTGTACGACATCAACAAGGCGCGCACGCAGGCAGAGATTTGGGATTTTGAGGATTCGGTGCCACTTGGCCACTTTAATCACTATAGTCATATGCGCGTGGCAGAGGATTATAGCGATATTAAGGATTGTGATTATGTCTTCGTCAATGCCAGTATCCCTGCGAAGAATTTAACCGATCGTCGCGCGCTATTGGCAGAGAATGAGAAGTTGATGCGCGAGATTGGGCAAGCGGTGGCTAAGTATTCGCCGAATGCTATCGTAATTATTACTAGCAATCCTGTGGACGCAATGACTTACTACTTTATTAAATATAGTGGCATGCCCCACCATCGCGTATTGGGATCGGGGGATATTTTGGATACGGTGCGTTTACGTCGCTATATCTCGATGCATTTTGATGTAAGCGCAACGAATGTTACCTCGTTTGTCTTGGGCGAGCATGGCAATAGCTCTTTTGTCCCTTGGAGCATTGCACAGGTGGCTGGGTTGCATGTGGATGAGTTTAGCAAGGTGAAGGGAGTTCCTCTTATTAATAAGGAGGAGGCGATGCAGTTTGTGCGTCAACGCGGGCTGGATATTTATAATACGCGTGGCTATACCGATCATGGTATTGGCGCGTCGGTGTACACGATTTTTAGCGCCGTTGCCCAGAATGAGTCGCGCATTATGCCGGTGAGTGCATTGCTTCATGGTGAGTATGGCATCGATAATTTGGTGATCGGTGCGTTGTCGGTAGTGGGCAAGAATGGTATCGAAAAGGTCTTGGAGTATCCCCTAACCGACGAGGAACTTAAATTATATCATACTAGTGCCAACTTCATTCGTGAGGCGATGAAGTAG
- a CDS encoding beta-ketoacyl-ACP synthase III — translation MAINIMGIGSYLPKKIMANDEWQAYVDTTDEWIQSHTGIKERRIANDEESTAFMSVESAKMALAMAGISGQELDLIVVATATPDYLGFPATANLVQKELNAVGAASFDVRAACSGFVYALSNAYALLKASKTMKYALVVGAEKLSSILNWHDRKTAVLFGDGAGAMVLYKDDRDGEDDIVDFVLHSEGDPVALSRPAGGVKQPVVEEPSQSALHMDGARVYRFGVRILGELVEELSIRNALTMDDIDWVVPHQANARMIDALLERKGWPSDKFYMNISQMGNTSAASIPLALRQMYDEGKLKAGQHLLLVGFGAGLTWGGVYIRWNLQPK, via the coding sequence ATGGCAATTAACATTATGGGAATTGGTAGCTATCTACCCAAGAAGATTATGGCAAATGATGAGTGGCAAGCTTATGTTGATACGACCGATGAATGGATTCAAAGTCATACGGGTATTAAAGAGCGTCGCATCGCCAATGATGAAGAGAGCACCGCATTTATGTCGGTAGAGAGCGCCAAGATGGCACTAGCGATGGCCGGTATCAGTGGTCAAGAGCTCGATTTGATCGTAGTAGCTACGGCTACTCCCGATTACTTAGGCTTTCCTGCCACGGCAAATTTAGTACAAAAAGAGCTAAACGCGGTGGGGGCTGCCAGTTTTGACGTGCGCGCAGCTTGTAGTGGCTTTGTCTACGCATTAAGTAACGCGTATGCCCTGCTCAAAGCGTCTAAAACGATGAAGTATGCGCTTGTGGTGGGGGCTGAGAAACTTTCGAGCATCTTAAATTGGCACGATCGTAAAACAGCGGTTCTCTTTGGCGACGGCGCAGGTGCGATGGTGCTCTATAAGGATGATCGCGACGGGGAAGATGATATTGTTGACTTTGTACTCCACTCCGAGGGCGATCCCGTGGCGTTGAGTCGCCCTGCTGGTGGCGTGAAGCAACCTGTCGTTGAAGAGCCCAGCCAGAGCGCTCTACACATGGATGGCGCACGTGTCTATCGTTTTGGTGTGCGTATTCTAGGCGAACTGGTTGAGGAGCTATCTATCCGCAATGCTCTAACCATGGATGATATTGATTGGGTCGTCCCTCACCAAGCAAATGCACGAATGATCGATGCGTTATTGGAGAGAAAGGGCTGGCCATCCGATAAATTTTATATGAACATTAGCCAAATGGGCAACACCAGTGCCGCGAGCATTCCGCTTGCCTTGCGTCAAATGTACGACGAAGGAAAACTCAAAGCAGGGCAACATCTCTTGTTGGTAGGCTTTGGTGCAGGTCTCACTTGGGGAGGAGTCTATATACGATGGAATTTACAACCAAAATAG
- a CDS encoding pyridoxamine kinase, with the protein MNLINAPKVMAMHDLCSYGRSSLNVVVPLLATTNCYCCSLPTALLSSHFGFGTQPSLLDLSEELLRIYDKWDAMNLHFDAFYSGYLASPEQVAIAQKFIQRFTPRFIYIDPVLGDNGKLYPAFDQKQVKAMRTLLKSAHVSSPNLTEANALLGLPLDQPFAQSNAKNFLQNLSELGPKIAIVTGIHDPERQRITSYLFDKEKNLYFKVHAPLHLKSPKGLHGTGDSFASIVTGRMLAHNDQPQDAVALAMHYLDQAIKGAIRFQEEIAIEYPLEDLIAHHTRAEVENF; encoded by the coding sequence ATGAATTTGATCAACGCACCCAAAGTCATGGCAATGCACGACCTCTGTAGCTATGGCCGCTCCAGCCTAAATGTGGTTGTTCCCCTGCTTGCCACCACCAATTGCTACTGTTGTTCGCTACCCACCGCCCTACTCTCTAGCCACTTTGGCTTTGGCACGCAACCTAGCTTACTCGACCTAAGCGAAGAACTCTTACGCATTTATGACAAATGGGATGCCATGAATCTCCACTTTGATGCCTTCTACTCTGGCTATCTCGCCTCACCCGAGCAAGTAGCTATCGCCCAAAAATTTATCCAACGCTTTACTCCGCGCTTCATCTACATCGACCCCGTCTTAGGTGACAATGGCAAACTCTACCCCGCCTTCGATCAAAAACAAGTCAAAGCCATGCGAACTCTCCTCAAAAGCGCCCACGTCAGCTCCCCCAACCTCACCGAAGCCAATGCACTCCTAGGTCTCCCTCTCGATCAACCCTTCGCGCAGAGCAACGCCAAAAATTTTCTACAAAACCTCAGCGAGCTTGGCCCTAAAATCGCCATCGTTACCGGCATTCACGACCCAGAACGTCAACGCATCACCAGCTACCTCTTCGACAAAGAAAAAAATCTCTACTTCAAAGTACACGCTCCGCTCCACCTCAAGAGCCCAAAGGGTCTCCACGGCACAGGCGACTCCTTCGCCTCCATCGTAACCGGACGCATGCTCGCCCACAACGACCAACCTCAAGATGCCGTAGCCCTCGCCATGCACTACCTCGATCAGGCTATCAAAGGGGCAATCCGCTTCCAAGAAGAGATCGCCATCGAGTACCCCCTCGAAGATCTTATCGCTCATCACACCAGAGCCGAGGTAGAAAATTTTTAA
- the fabV gene encoding enoyl-ACP reductase FabV has protein sequence MIIEPKVAGNVCLNAHPTGALRLVEELIDFAKKQPKIAGPKRVLVIGASAGYGLATRIINTYVNDATTIGVSFERAGSADKVGAVGWYNNLAFSKLAKADGKQEMTLSGDAFSQACKDEVIATAKELFKGEKIDLVVYSLASPMRTAPDGITYKSVLKPTGQPYTGKTVNIFNAQVSEVTIEPASEEEAKNTVKVMGGEDWILWIEALKAHDLLAAGAITMAYSYIGPEMTYPLYREGTIGKAKEHLEQSVGELNSLLASLNGKAYVSVNKAVMTRASSVIPVVPLYMAILYKLMKAKGTHEGTIEQAYRLMDRLYNHDTVLVDDVGRIRLDDWEMDRALQKEIELAWNNLDLSRVREETDLEGIRKEFMQIHGFEVDGVDYSQEVDPSRID, from the coding sequence ATGATTATAGAACCAAAAGTGGCAGGGAATGTCTGCCTCAATGCTCATCCCACTGGCGCTCTGCGCCTAGTGGAGGAGCTGATCGACTTTGCGAAAAAACAACCTAAGATTGCTGGGCCTAAGCGCGTTTTGGTGATTGGCGCGAGCGCGGGTTACGGATTGGCAACGCGTATTATTAACACTTATGTCAATGATGCCACCACGATTGGTGTGAGTTTTGAGCGTGCTGGGAGTGCTGATAAGGTGGGCGCGGTGGGCTGGTATAATAATCTTGCTTTTTCTAAATTGGCGAAGGCCGATGGCAAGCAAGAGATGACTCTTTCGGGCGATGCCTTTAGTCAAGCGTGTAAAGACGAGGTGATTGCCACTGCCAAAGAGCTTTTTAAGGGCGAGAAGATCGATTTGGTGGTCTACTCGCTGGCTAGCCCGATGCGCACAGCGCCTGATGGCATCACTTATAAGAGTGTGTTGAAGCCGACGGGGCAACCTTACACGGGTAAGACGGTGAATATTTTTAATGCGCAGGTCAGTGAGGTTACTATCGAGCCTGCTAGCGAAGAAGAGGCAAAAAATACCGTCAAAGTGATGGGCGGTGAGGATTGGATTTTGTGGATAGAAGCACTCAAAGCGCACGATCTGCTTGCTGCGGGGGCAATTACCATGGCCTATAGCTACATTGGCCCAGAGATGACTTACCCACTTTATCGTGAAGGGACGATTGGTAAGGCCAAAGAGCATTTGGAGCAGAGTGTGGGTGAACTCAACTCCTTGTTAGCGTCCCTTAATGGCAAGGCGTATGTTAGCGTGAATAAGGCGGTGATGACACGCGCGAGTTCGGTGATTCCGGTTGTACCTCTTTATATGGCAATTCTTTATAAATTGATGAAAGCCAAGGGAACGCATGAGGGCACGATTGAGCAGGCCTATCGTCTTATGGATCGTCTTTACAATCACGATACGGTCTTGGTTGATGATGTGGGGCGTATTCGCCTTGATGACTGGGAGATGGATCGTGCATTGCAAAAAGAGATTGAGTTGGCGTGGAATAACTTAGATTTATCAAGAGTACGTGAAGAGACCGACCTAGAGGGTATTCGTAAGGAGTTTATGCAGATTCACGGATTTGAGGTGGACGGGGTCGATTACAGTCAAGAGGTTGACCCATCTCGTATTGATTAA
- the fabG gene encoding 3-oxoacyl-ACP reductase FabG, translating into MGLLDGKVAIVTGGSGGLGSETVRVFLREGATVHYTGLNQGELDAVQPTFSDKAIGHILNVAKEEDCRNFIKAVVAKSGKIDILINNAGITKDALFTRMTTDDWNAVININLNSIFHLTHEAFPHMKENAEGGSIINISSIVGRQGNLGQANYAAAKAGLIGFSRSIAREGARRKIRCNAVCPGFIDTPMTAVIPEKVKAGLVAQIPMQEMGLPKDIANACLYLASDMGRYVTGVALDVNGGMFMG; encoded by the coding sequence ATGGGTTTATTAGATGGAAAAGTTGCTATCGTAACAGGTGGAAGTGGCGGACTTGGATCCGAGACAGTGCGTGTATTCTTACGCGAGGGTGCAACTGTGCACTACACAGGACTTAATCAAGGGGAGTTAGACGCGGTTCAACCTACCTTTAGCGACAAGGCAATTGGGCACATCTTGAATGTGGCAAAAGAAGAGGATTGTCGTAATTTTATTAAGGCTGTTGTAGCAAAGAGTGGTAAGATCGACATCTTGATCAACAATGCTGGTATCACCAAGGATGCGCTCTTTACACGTATGACAACCGATGATTGGAACGCTGTGATCAACATCAACTTGAATAGCATCTTCCACCTTACACATGAGGCTTTCCCTCACATGAAGGAGAACGCCGAAGGCGGATCGATCATCAACATCAGCTCGATTGTGGGGCGTCAGGGTAACTTGGGTCAGGCCAACTACGCGGCTGCGAAGGCGGGATTGATTGGCTTTAGCCGTTCGATTGCACGCGAAGGTGCACGCCGAAAGATTCGTTGTAATGCGGTCTGCCCCGGCTTTATCGACACCCCAATGACTGCGGTTATCCCAGAAAAGGTAAAAGCTGGCTTGGTTGCACAGATTCCGATGCAAGAGATGGGTCTACCTAAAGACATTGCGAACGCATGTTTGTATCTTGCTAGTGATATGGGTCGTTATGTGACTGGCGTAGCGCTAGATGTTAATGGTGGAATGTTTATGGGATAG
- a CDS encoding MBL fold metallo-hydrolase, translating to MRKFQITNGVYFLDCHEVGMRILCGCPMDSVKLLMRAGFIQRIEDEQWLWESGANAILLSDVSVQNGSFSNLTEFPLMHMMYNQGLALPNHPGYTGSKPMILGIPEQIAGQIEYLDRGINGLTADELASVDDISEEQKREVSIFKKRFKYGDPKTSKDLVNFFEIKTNEEPYEIAPELYVVRLGLNVYLFQYQDQEEIIDLTLTEMQQYGIPYNLDFHPIHKQDFAILHSGEGNGWDKDRPCMSSIISAEGKYYLIDAGPNVLEALEKFGISLSEVEGVFMTHAHDDHFNGLTGLIRSQKRLKLYTSKLVRVSLMRKLMALLNFDEDVFSKFFDVHDLPLEKWTYIGQLQVMPVLSPHPVETNIFYFKMLNHQGQMRSYGHLADVISQRVHQQFLQVEDEDQKFLISRYEGVWKNYLRAVNIKKIDANGGLIHGEVDDFKDDKSIKVIVSHTTGQPAMHQRIMASTVNFGVEELLIEASRDYFHLAAERYLEELFPEISHSVRGELLKFPRQLINPGLIVIKKEEPLTHAYLVVSGVFEYITARDIVRCEAGMLLGEEAILTGTTSEGTYRSVSYAKVIKIDAQQYLHFVRQYLSLDIYVDSFYRRKKLRSSELFKSISSRYLLDELNKKMTTVQYAEGDILPEGHQRQVGLIVEGMAGIFHKENLVETLSEDYFYGQEVFFAKSEGLIPQVVALSAITVVQLPLDALISVPLLLWELLESGDKIAKLVAQADRLISYMNELADDLLMNQIENEKEIAYDEDD from the coding sequence ATGCGGAAGTTTCAGATAACTAATGGGGTATACTTTTTAGATTGCCATGAGGTGGGCATGCGCATTTTGTGTGGCTGTCCCATGGACTCGGTTAAGTTGCTGATGCGTGCCGGATTTATCCAACGTATAGAGGATGAGCAATGGCTCTGGGAGAGCGGGGCTAACGCCATCCTCCTTTCGGATGTCTCCGTCCAGAATGGTTCTTTTTCTAATCTTACCGAATTTCCGCTCATGCATATGATGTATAATCAGGGGTTAGCTTTGCCTAATCACCCTGGATATACGGGCAGTAAGCCGATGATTTTGGGAATCCCTGAGCAGATCGCCGGACAAATTGAGTATTTGGATCGAGGGATTAATGGCTTAACCGCCGATGAGTTGGCGAGTGTTGATGATATTAGTGAGGAGCAGAAACGAGAAGTTTCTATCTTTAAGAAGCGATTTAAATATGGCGATCCTAAAACATCGAAGGATTTGGTCAATTTTTTTGAGATAAAGACCAATGAAGAGCCTTACGAGATTGCCCCCGAGCTCTATGTGGTGCGTTTGGGTCTTAATGTGTATCTCTTTCAGTATCAGGATCAAGAGGAGATTATCGATTTAACGCTTACTGAGATGCAACAGTATGGTATTCCTTACAACCTCGACTTTCACCCGATTCATAAGCAAGACTTTGCTATCTTACACAGTGGCGAGGGTAACGGCTGGGATAAAGATCGCCCTTGTATGAGTAGTATCATCAGTGCCGAGGGCAAGTATTATCTGATCGACGCAGGCCCGAACGTGCTGGAGGCGTTGGAGAAGTTTGGCATTTCGCTCTCGGAGGTGGAGGGCGTCTTTATGACCCATGCCCACGACGATCATTTTAATGGTTTGACAGGGCTGATTCGATCGCAAAAGCGCCTCAAATTATATACCAGTAAATTGGTGCGTGTCTCCCTGATGCGCAAGCTAATGGCATTGCTCAATTTTGATGAGGATGTCTTTAGCAAATTCTTTGATGTGCATGATTTACCTTTAGAAAAGTGGACGTATATCGGTCAGTTACAAGTGATGCCTGTCCTCTCTCCCCATCCGGTGGAGACGAACATTTTTTACTTTAAAATGCTCAATCATCAAGGGCAGATGCGTAGTTATGGGCATTTGGCGGACGTGATTAGCCAACGGGTACATCAGCAATTTTTACAGGTCGAAGATGAGGATCAAAAGTTCTTGATTAGTCGCTATGAAGGGGTTTGGAAGAATTATTTGCGCGCGGTAAATATCAAAAAGATTGATGCCAATGGCGGATTGATTCATGGAGAGGTGGATGATTTTAAAGACGATAAATCAATCAAAGTGATCGTGAGCCACACCACGGGGCAACCAGCTATGCACCAGCGCATCATGGCTTCTACGGTGAATTTTGGCGTAGAAGAGTTGCTTATCGAGGCCAGTCGTGATTACTTTCATCTGGCAGCCGAGCGCTATTTGGAGGAGTTATTTCCCGAAATCTCTCACTCGGTACGTGGCGAGCTTTTAAAATTTCCGCGTCAGTTGATTAATCCAGGGCTTATCGTGATTAAAAAAGAGGAACCATTAACGCACGCCTATTTAGTGGTTTCTGGGGTGTTTGAGTATATCACCGCTAGAGATATTGTGCGTTGTGAGGCGGGCATGCTTTTGGGCGAGGAGGCAATTCTCACGGGTACAACCAGCGAGGGAACCTATCGATCGGTAAGTTATGCTAAGGTGATTAAGATTGATGCCCAGCAGTATCTTCATTTTGTCCGTCAGTACCTCTCTTTAGATATTTATGTTGATTCGTTTTATCGGCGTAAAAAACTTCGCTCCTCTGAATTATTTAAGTCCATATCCTCTCGTTATTTACTGGATGAACTCAATAAAAAGATGACTACGGTACAGTATGCAGAGGGTGATATTTTACCCGAAGGGCATCAGCGCCAAGTGGGTCTGATTGTGGAGGGCATGGCGGGTATTTTCCATAAGGAAAATTTGGTAGAGACGCTCTCGGAGGATTACTTTTACGGGCAAGAGGTCTTTTTTGCTAAGAGCGAGGGGTTGATTCCACAAGTTGTTGCACTCTCTGCGATTACGGTGGTGCAGTTGCCTTTAGATGCACTCATTTCTGTGCCGTTGCTCTTGTGGGAACTACTGGAATCTGGAGATAAAATTGCCAAATTGGTGGCGCAAGCCGATCGCCTGATCTCCTATATGAATGAGCTTGCCGACGATCTCCTTATGAATCAGATTGAGAATGAAAAAGAGATTGCCTATGATGAGGATGATTAG
- a CDS encoding ABC transporter substrate-binding protein: protein MCRLFGYTKVGLLGLLAFVLLSCQAKPAKEARTLTPLTLAIGYIPNMQFAPLYVAMHEGYFAQAGIDLTIEYGMGSDILSILAGGRVHFALGDADQYLLARAQGMPLQASYQYYETSPLAMMSMDPTISLPSDLRGRRIGVSELSGSSYLTLMEFLTYYDISQEDVEIVRVGYAQLAALERGEVDAVVVFANNEPLQMREQDVRYQLWMASDFSALAGALILTNSNQWQSDEQQRVLNAFYEALTKAMRFTRDHPEEAAAIAQQYIDGAIYEDILAGIYATLAYYTESGVVDQARINATQESLRVLGFME from the coding sequence ATGTGTAGATTATTTGGGTACACAAAGGTTGGATTACTAGGGTTATTAGCGTTCGTTTTGTTGAGTTGTCAAGCAAAACCAGCGAAGGAGGCGCGTACGCTTACGCCCTTAACATTGGCGATTGGCTACATTCCGAACATGCAATTTGCCCCGTTGTATGTGGCAATGCATGAGGGATATTTCGCGCAAGCGGGCATCGATTTAACGATTGAGTATGGCATGGGCAGTGATATTCTCTCGATTTTAGCAGGTGGACGGGTGCATTTCGCCTTGGGTGATGCCGATCAATACTTACTTGCCCGTGCACAGGGCATGCCTTTGCAAGCGAGCTATCAATATTATGAGACCTCCCCTTTAGCAATGATGAGCATGGATCCAACCATTTCCCTTCCATCGGATTTACGCGGTCGACGTATTGGTGTCTCTGAACTCTCCGGCTCTTCTTATCTTACACTGATGGAATTTTTGACTTATTATGATATTTCCCAAGAAGATGTGGAGATTGTACGAGTAGGTTACGCGCAGTTGGCTGCGCTTGAGCGAGGCGAGGTGGATGCCGTTGTTGTCTTTGCAAATAACGAACCTCTCCAGATGCGCGAACAAGATGTTCGGTATCAGTTGTGGATGGCTTCTGATTTTTCTGCCTTAGCCGGTGCGCTTATTTTGACTAATAGTAATCAATGGCAAAGTGATGAGCAACAACGCGTGTTAAATGCGTTTTATGAGGCGCTCACCAAAGCGATGCGTTTTACGCGCGATCACCCTGAAGAGGCGGCAGCCATTGCGCAACAGTATATCGATGGTGCCATTTATGAAGATATTTTAGCGGGAATTTATGCAACATTGGCTTATTACACCGAGAGTGGCGTTGTAGACCAAGCACGTATTAATGCTACGCAAGAGAGCTTACGCGTACTTGGTTTTATGGAGTAG